The Neobacillus sp. OS1-2 genome includes a window with the following:
- a CDS encoding MFS transporter, which produces MINVNTNFRFWILVSIVAVSGFSQGMLLPLIAVIFEHSGISSSLNGLNATALYIGILLVSPFMEQPLRKFGYKPIIIFGGLMVIVSLALFPLWKTFWFWFILRLFIGIGDHALHFATQTWITSFSPEKKRGRNLSLYGLFFGIGFATGPLMTPLVNVNEALPFILSSALCLVGWVFLFALKNELPDQEIMVHSFTATIKRFSQAWKYGWAAFLPTFAYGVLESSLNGSFPVYALRIGIDVKSVSILLASFAIGAIVFQLPLGMLSDKFGRRTILITILFLGSICFTAASFFEQSFFLLAVCLFVAGMCVGSTFSLGISYMADLMPKNLFPTGNLLCGIFFSLGSLIGPTLGGFFIQFFKNISFFHIISTLFFIIFLIISLNKEKSLVTVNE; this is translated from the coding sequence ATGATAAACGTTAATACGAATTTTAGATTTTGGATATTAGTTAGTATTGTGGCGGTCTCGGGGTTTAGTCAAGGAATGCTCCTCCCACTAATAGCAGTTATTTTTGAACATAGTGGCATTTCCTCTTCATTAAACGGATTAAATGCGACGGCACTATACATAGGAATACTTTTAGTATCCCCATTTATGGAGCAACCTCTTCGGAAATTTGGCTATAAGCCCATTATCATTTTCGGTGGCTTAATGGTCATTGTCTCATTGGCATTGTTTCCGTTGTGGAAAACATTTTGGTTTTGGTTTATATTAAGGCTTTTCATCGGAATCGGCGATCATGCCTTGCATTTTGCTACACAGACGTGGATTACTTCCTTTTCACCCGAAAAGAAGCGGGGAAGAAATCTTTCGCTCTATGGATTATTTTTTGGGATAGGATTTGCCACTGGACCATTAATGACGCCATTGGTTAATGTAAATGAGGCCCTTCCTTTCATATTATCTTCTGCTTTATGTTTGGTGGGATGGGTCTTCCTATTTGCCCTTAAAAATGAGCTTCCAGATCAAGAAATAATGGTCCATTCCTTCACTGCCACGATAAAGCGATTTTCACAAGCATGGAAATACGGATGGGCTGCCTTTCTACCCACATTTGCCTATGGTGTATTAGAGTCATCTCTAAATGGAAGTTTTCCAGTATATGCATTAAGGATTGGCATCGATGTGAAGAGTGTTTCGATTCTTTTAGCCTCCTTTGCCATTGGTGCGATTGTATTTCAGCTGCCATTAGGTATGTTAAGTGATAAATTTGGACGAAGGACTATTCTAATCACTATCCTATTTCTTGGGTCCATTTGTTTTACAGCTGCGAGTTTCTTTGAACAATCCTTTTTCTTGCTGGCTGTCTGTTTATTTGTTGCAGGAATGTGTGTGGGCTCCACATTCTCGCTTGGTATTTCCTATATGGCAGACTTAATGCCGAAAAATTTATTTCCAACCGGAAATTTACTGTGTGGCATCTTTTTCAGTCTGGGTAGTTTAATTGGCCCTACATTGGGTGGATTTTTTATTCAGTTTTTTAAAAATATCAGCTTCTTTCATATAATCAGTACATTATTTTTTATTATCTTCTTAATCATCTCGTTAAATAAGGAAAAGTCATTGGTTACGGTAAATGAGTAA